In the uncultured Methanobacterium sp. genome, one interval contains:
- a CDS encoding helix-turn-helix domain-containing protein, whose translation MPQNGKNHEYICSVETAINEIGGKWKSLVLCSLKDGKLRFSEINNKLPDISQRMLTKTLRELEKDKIISRKVYPEVPPKVEYSLTTKGESVLPILDSLCEWGKKYGEEELEL comes from the coding sequence ATGCCCCAGAATGGAAAAAATCATGAATATATATGTTCAGTTGAAACCGCCATTAATGAAATAGGTGGAAAATGGAAATCATTAGTATTATGCTCGTTAAAAGACGGTAAACTAAGATTTAGTGAAATTAACAATAAGTTACCGGATATAAGCCAGCGAATGTTAACCAAAACATTGCGAGAATTGGAAAAAGACAAAATAATCAGTAGAAAAGTATATCCCGAAGTGCCACCCAAGGTAGAATACTCATTAACCACTAAGGGAGAGTCAGTTCTACCAATCCTGGACTCTTTATGTGAATGGGGTAAAAAATACGGTGAAGAAGAATTGGAATTATAA
- a CDS encoding PAS domain S-box protein produces the protein MSDIKILVVEDDAIEALDIKRTLNSFGYSVPYVASRGEEAISKSLELMPDLILMDIILKGKTNGIEAASKIKDLNIPVIYLTAHSEESTVKKAKLTEPYGYLIKPYDIFELKFAIELALFKSNQEKKLKESEANFRAIAENASEGILIAIKKGTHSYANQMAAEITGYSVEELLKNGIADLAHKDEIKKLMGRYNKRISGKTVHPTYETKIVGKEGNIIPIEITAAKTVWKGQPADMVIFRDISERKKVEKALKLAGLYNRSLIEASLDPLVTIGPDGKITDVNTATETVTGHTRDELIGTDFSNYFTEPDNARKGYEQVFKDGFVRDYPLEILNKDGHITSVLYNASVYRDESGDVVGVFAAARDITQRKEIEEKLKDSEERMRLTLEATQIGLWDWDVKNDEWYASPIYYSMLGYEPILGPSDRKEWLKRVHPDDRAMVKEKIDKVLNQNFNSYQYEARMCHADGTYRWVSVAGFSIESDPDGKATRMLGIRVDITQRKEAEEELKLAGLYNRSLIEASLDPLVTIGPDGKITDVNTATENATGYSRDELIGTDFSDYFTEPDKAREGYEHVFREGYVRDYPLEIQNQNGSIIPVLYNASVYRDESGDVVGVFAAARDITVRKKAEEKIQMLANVVESSDDAIITKSLEGRITSWNKGAELIYGYSAEEVLGKNISILAPPELKNELKHLIENIKHGEHVLHYETTRLRKDGKEINVSLTLSPILDSAGKLVGISTIARDTTQRKRDEEKLQRSEEKYRTLFEESFDGLFITSPDGKILDMNKKGIEMFGYANKEDILQLDLERDVYADPSDRKQILDMVNKQGSAEYEIVVKKKNGKEMVTYCSLTAVKAENGVINSYRGIIRDITKRKKDEDAILRAKEEWENTFDAVPDLIAILDTNYQVIRANKAMANRLGVNPEDAVGVTCYEVVHGLNEPPSFCPHSRLLEDGQDHTAEVHEDRIGGDFIVTVSPLYDSEGKLLGSVHVARDITDRKKAEDKVKKSLREKEILLSEIHHRVKNNMQIISSLLNLQIQYVTAEETADVLRESQDRVKAMATVYEKVYLSEDLTKVNFNSYIQSLVQGLFYSYLIKEDQITFLVEIEDILLNIETAIPCGLIISELVSNSLKHAFPGERKGEIKVSLKSYGEKYELLISDNGVGLPENVDFKNTNTLGLKLVNNLVDQIDGEINLERSNGTEFKITFKELEYKKRI, from the coding sequence ATGTCCGATATAAAAATTCTCGTGGTAGAGGATGATGCCATCGAAGCTCTGGATATAAAAAGGACTTTGAATTCTTTTGGTTATTCAGTTCCTTATGTGGCCAGTAGAGGGGAGGAAGCAATTAGTAAATCCTTAGAGCTAATGCCAGATCTTATTTTAATGGATATTATTTTAAAGGGGAAAACTAACGGTATAGAAGCAGCATCAAAGATTAAAGACCTGAATATACCAGTTATATATTTAACAGCTCATTCTGAAGAATCAACAGTTAAAAAAGCCAAGTTAACTGAACCTTATGGCTATCTAATTAAACCATATGATATTTTTGAGCTTAAATTTGCTATCGAACTAGCACTTTTCAAATCCAATCAGGAGAAAAAATTAAAGGAAAGTGAAGCAAATTTTAGAGCCATAGCTGAAAATGCAAGTGAAGGTATCCTTATCGCTATAAAAAAAGGAACTCACTCCTATGCAAATCAAATGGCTGCTGAAATAACGGGTTACTCAGTTGAAGAACTGCTTAAAAATGGAATAGCTGATTTAGCACATAAAGATGAAATTAAAAAACTAATGGGAAGGTATAACAAGAGGATATCTGGTAAAACTGTTCATCCTACCTATGAAACTAAAATAGTAGGAAAAGAGGGAAATATCATCCCAATTGAAATCACAGCTGCAAAAACAGTCTGGAAAGGTCAACCCGCAGACATGGTCATATTTAGAGATATTTCAGAACGTAAAAAGGTGGAAAAAGCACTTAAGTTGGCAGGTTTGTATAATCGTAGTTTGATTGAGGCTAGTTTGGATCCGTTGGTTACTATTGGGCCTGATGGTAAGATCACTGATGTTAACACGGCTACAGAAACCGTCACTGGCCACACCAGAGACGAACTTATCGGCACGGATTTTTCTAACTATTTCACGGAACCAGATAATGCCAGAAAAGGTTATGAGCAGGTTTTCAAGGATGGTTTTGTGAGGGATTATCCTCTGGAGATTTTAAATAAAGATGGACACATAACTTCGGTTTTGTATAATGCTTCGGTTTATAGGGATGAGTCTGGTGATGTTGTTGGTGTTTTTGCAGCCGCACGTGACATCACCCAACGTAAAGAGATAGAGGAAAAATTAAAAGATTCTGAAGAACGCATGCGCCTTACTCTGGAAGCAACCCAGATTGGACTCTGGGATTGGGATGTGAAAAACGATGAGTGGTATGCGTCACCCATTTATTATTCCATGTTGGGATACGAACCTATACTTGGTCCTTCGGACCGCAAGGAATGGTTAAAAAGAGTCCATCCCGATGATCGGGCCATGGTTAAAGAAAAAATCGATAAAGTACTGAACCAGAATTTCAACTCATACCAATATGAGGCACGTATGTGCCATGCCGATGGTACCTACCGATGGGTGAGTGTTGCGGGATTCAGCATAGAGAGCGACCCAGATGGAAAGGCAACCCGTATGTTGGGTATCCGGGTGGATATCACCCAACGTAAAGAAGCTGAAGAAGAACTTAAGTTGGCTGGTTTGTATAATCGTAGTTTGATTGAGGCTAGTTTGGATCCGTTGGTTACCATTGGGCCTGATGGTAAGATCACTGATGTTAACACGGCTACAGAAAATGCTACAGGTTATTCCAGGGATGAACTTATTGGTACTGATTTTTCTGATTATTTCACTGAGCCGGATAAGGCCCGGGAAGGTTATGAGCATGTTTTCAGGGAAGGTTATGTGAGGGATTATCCCCTGGAAATCCAAAACCAAAACGGGAGTATAATCCCTGTTTTGTACAATGCTTCGGTTTATAGGGATGAGTCTGGTGATGTTGTTGGTGTTTTTGCAGCCGCACGCGATATCACTGTGCGTAAAAAAGCAGAAGAAAAAATCCAGATGCTGGCAAATGTTGTGGAATCCTCAGATGATGCAATTATAACCAAGTCCCTGGAGGGACGTATAACCAGTTGGAATAAAGGGGCGGAGTTAATTTATGGTTATTCAGCAGAAGAAGTTTTAGGAAAAAATATTTCCATTTTAGCCCCTCCTGAACTAAAAAATGAATTAAAACATTTGATTGAAAATATTAAGCATGGAGAACATGTTCTTCATTATGAAACTACAAGGCTGCGGAAGGACGGGAAAGAAATCAATGTTTCACTTACTTTATCTCCTATTCTTGATTCAGCAGGAAAACTTGTTGGAATCTCAACAATTGCAAGAGATACCACCCAGCGTAAACGCGATGAGGAAAAGTTACAGAGAAGTGAAGAAAAATATAGAACTCTTTTTGAAGAGTCATTCGATGGCCTATTTATCACATCTCCAGATGGGAAAATACTAGACATGAATAAGAAGGGTATTGAGATGTTTGGATATGCCAACAAAGAGGATATTTTACAACTTGACCTGGAAAGAGATGTTTACGCAGATCCCAGTGATAGGAAGCAGATACTGGATATGGTGAATAAACAGGGGAGTGCTGAATATGAGATTGTTGTTAAGAAAAAGAATGGGAAGGAGATGGTTACTTACTGTTCTTTAACTGCTGTTAAAGCCGAAAATGGAGTTATAAATTCCTACAGGGGCATAATTCGAGACATAACCAAGCGCAAAAAGGATGAAGATGCAATTCTCCGAGCCAAAGAAGAATGGGAAAACACCTTTGACGCGGTTCCTGATCTGATAGCCATACTAGACACTAATTATCAGGTTATACGTGCAAATAAAGCAATGGCTAATAGATTAGGAGTGAATCCTGAAGATGCTGTTGGCGTTACCTGCTATGAGGTAGTGCATGGTTTGAATGAACCCCCATCTTTTTGCCCCCACAGTAGACTGCTTGAAGATGGTCAGGATCACACTGCAGAGGTTCATGAGGATCGTATAGGTGGTGATTTCATTGTGACTGTTTCACCGTTATATGATTCCGAAGGAAAACTGTTGGGAAGTGTTCATGTTGCTCGTGACATTACTGATAGAAAAAAGGCAGAAGATAAGGTAAAAAAATCCCTTAGAGAAAAAGAGATTCTTCTCAGTGAAATACATCATCGTGTTAAAAATAACATGCAAATTATTTCCAGTCTCCTGAATCTCCAAATACAGTATGTAACAGCTGAGGAAACTGCAGATGTTCTGCGTGAAAGCCAGGACCGAGTCAAGGCCATGGCTACTGTTTATGAGAAAGTATATTTGTCTGAAGATTTGACTAAGGTCAATTTTAACAGTTATATTCAGAGCCTGGTGCAGGGTCTGTTTTATTCATATTTGATCAAAGAAGACCAAATAACTTTTTTAGTTGAAATTGAGGATATCCTACTGAATATCGAGACAGCAATTCCTTGTGGGCTCATAATTAGTGAACTGGTCTCCAACAGCTTAAAACATGCCTTCCCTGGCGAAAGGAAAGGCGAAATTAAGGTATCGCTTAAAAGCTATGGGGAGAAATATGAATTATTAATCAGTGATAATGGTGTAGGACTCCCTGAAAACGTTGACTTTAAAAACACCAATACATTAGGCCTTAAACTGGTGAATAATTTAGTTGATCAAATTGATGGTGAAATCAATCTTGAACGTAGTAATGGAACAGAATTCAAAATCACTTTTAAAGAGCTGGAGTACAAAAAAAGGATTTAA
- a CDS encoding phosphatase PAP2 family protein — translation MAVENTETSQLRLFDFKTKKKLVLIICAAILWIGAFIAYFTPGFDYWLVASYNSLRANYMFADFWYYYTKCMLYVVLFPLIIIYIASFKIDKLKPYRLVLLLAIMTSAIGNPLVDPILKNLIARPRPYVAHMTINSLYYASGFSFPSGHSFQAFAITLPIIICFFTNDNTFRRNWKKTTIALILLIYAITLAFSRIIVGVHYISDMLFGIGFAIFLMVILASLLQWLLKKNYLNLQNEKWYALVFVAIMAFNFMYIQ, via the coding sequence ATGGCTGTAGAAAATACTGAAACTTCTCAATTGAGGTTATTTGATTTTAAAACCAAAAAGAAGTTGGTCTTAATCATATGTGCTGCTATTCTGTGGATAGGGGCATTTATTGCCTATTTCACTCCGGGATTTGACTACTGGCTGGTGGCCAGTTATAATTCCCTACGTGCTAATTATATGTTTGCAGATTTCTGGTATTATTACACCAAATGTATGCTTTACGTGGTTTTATTTCCACTTATAATCATATACATTGCTTCGTTTAAAATTGACAAACTGAAACCATACCGCCTGGTGCTCCTGTTAGCCATAATGACTTCTGCAATTGGAAACCCCCTGGTTGATCCCATTTTAAAAAATTTGATTGCCCGTCCACGCCCCTATGTGGCCCATATGACTATTAACAGCTTATATTATGCCAGTGGTTTTTCTTTTCCATCAGGACATTCTTTTCAGGCATTTGCAATCACTTTACCAATTATAATCTGTTTTTTTACCAATGATAACACATTTAGAAGAAACTGGAAAAAAACCACCATTGCATTAATTCTCCTAATTTATGCCATAACCCTGGCTTTCAGCCGGATCATCGTGGGAGTGCATTACATTTCCGACATGTTATTTGGAATTGGATTTGCCATTTTCTTAATGGTGATTTTGGCCAGTTTATTGCAGTGGTTACTTAAAAAGAATTATCTAAATCTTCAAAATGAAAAATGGTATGCCCTGGTCTTTGTAGCAATTATGGCATTTAATTTTATGTATATCCAGTAA
- the larB gene encoding nickel pincer cofactor biosynthesis protein LarB yields MKEILQELINGNISMDEAEKKLKTTQIDELGDFAKIDTGRDLRTGFPEAIFAEGKDDHDLIKIIQGCAKRGRVMVTRLEEDRYHNIKDEINFIQNEGFKVEYNQKARILVLKDGEIENQGKIGVITAGTSDIPVAEEARVVAEEAGCEVLTSYDVGVAGIHRLFSKIRWMLEEDVKAIIVVAGMEGALPSVVAGLVDVPVIGVPTSVGYGVGEGGFAALNAMLQSCAPGIAVVNIDNGFGAAVFASTILKQVTNP; encoded by the coding sequence ATGAAAGAAATACTCCAGGAATTAATCAATGGTAACATATCCATGGACGAAGCGGAAAAAAAGCTTAAAACCACGCAAATAGATGAATTAGGGGATTTTGCAAAGATAGATACCGGTCGTGACCTTCGAACCGGGTTTCCCGAGGCCATTTTTGCGGAGGGTAAAGATGACCATGATCTGATTAAAATCATCCAGGGTTGTGCAAAGCGTGGCCGGGTTATGGTAACCAGACTGGAAGAAGATAGATACCATAATATTAAAGATGAAATTAATTTTATTCAAAATGAAGGCTTTAAAGTAGAGTACAATCAAAAAGCAAGGATTTTAGTCCTTAAAGATGGAGAGATAGAGAACCAGGGGAAGATCGGCGTTATCACCGCAGGAACTTCTGATATTCCAGTGGCAGAAGAGGCACGTGTGGTGGCAGAAGAGGCAGGATGTGAAGTGTTAACCTCCTACGATGTGGGGGTTGCCGGAATTCATCGATTATTTTCAAAAATCAGGTGGATGCTGGAAGAAGATGTTAAGGCTATCATCGTGGTTGCCGGTATGGAAGGAGCTTTACCCTCAGTGGTTGCTGGGCTGGTGGATGTTCCAGTAATAGGAGTACCAACATCTGTGGGGTATGGTGTGGGAGAAGGAGGTTTTGCTGCACTTAATGCTATGTTACAATCCTGCGCTCCTGGAATAGCAGTGGTTAACATTGATAACGGATTTGGAGCGGCAGTATTTGCATCTACTATATTAAAACAAGTAACCAACCCTTAG
- a CDS encoding nitroreductase family protein codes for MDVFKAIAERRSIRNYKNKEIEDEKLEKILESARIAPSASNRQEWKFLVVKNQETRDKLVEAAHGQKFVGQAPVTIVACSTESERVMPCGQYAYTVDLSIAVSFMILEATELDLGTCWLGAYDEEKVKEILGIPDEIRVPAMFTLGYPDENPTARPRKDLTDIICYERYE; via the coding sequence ATGGATGTTTTTAAAGCAATTGCTGAAAGAAGGAGCATTAGAAACTATAAAAACAAGGAAATCGAGGATGAAAAACTCGAAAAAATATTAGAATCTGCCAGAATCGCACCGTCTGCTTCCAATCGCCAGGAATGGAAATTTCTGGTGGTAAAAAATCAAGAAACCCGTGATAAACTCGTTGAAGCGGCACATGGTCAGAAATTCGTGGGACAAGCACCAGTTACCATTGTGGCCTGTTCAACAGAATCTGAGAGGGTTATGCCATGTGGGCAGTATGCTTACACAGTTGATCTGTCAATTGCAGTATCTTTCATGATACTGGAAGCTACTGAACTTGATCTTGGAACCTGCTGGCTGGGAGCCTATGATGAAGAAAAAGTTAAAGAGATTCTGGGTATTCCTGATGAAATCAGAGTTCCGGCAATGTTTACATTGGGATATCCTGATGAAAATCCTACAGCAAGGCCTAGAAAGGATTTAACTGACATAATCTGCTATGAAAGGTATGAATAG
- a CDS encoding 4Fe-4S double cluster binding domain-containing protein, whose amino-acid sequence MVGENKLDKKIKELALREGADFYGVADLASANDFIQDQGGNEVASYPRAISLGIRIMDSIVDQLPHRHEKAVAVNYRHHGYDIINRRLDLLASRLSSSIQSEGFCALPIPASERYDDERICAVLSHKLAAHLAGHGWIGKSCLLITPKAGPRVRWITILTDAPLKVTGHMINEHCGDCTECADICPVSAFTGTHFHVDNPREVRYDARKCEKYLEDGEEWSVCGLCVYVCPHGRKKKDTTGSISK is encoded by the coding sequence ATGGTGGGTGAAAACAAACTGGATAAAAAGATCAAAGAGTTAGCACTGAGGGAAGGAGCTGATTTTTACGGAGTGGCGGATCTTGCATCTGCAAATGATTTCATTCAGGATCAGGGCGGGAATGAGGTTGCATCTTATCCCCGGGCAATTTCACTGGGAATCAGGATCATGGATAGTATTGTGGATCAACTTCCCCACCGCCATGAAAAGGCAGTAGCAGTTAATTATCGTCACCATGGCTACGATATTATCAACCGACGACTAGACCTTTTAGCATCCCGTTTAAGCAGTAGCATACAAAGTGAAGGTTTCTGTGCCTTACCCATACCTGCATCGGAGCGTTACGATGATGAGCGAATCTGTGCCGTATTATCCCATAAACTGGCCGCTCATCTGGCTGGACATGGCTGGATTGGGAAAAGTTGTCTTCTCATCACTCCTAAAGCAGGACCACGGGTACGGTGGATAACTATACTCACCGATGCACCCCTGAAAGTCACAGGCCACATGATAAATGAACACTGTGGAGATTGCACTGAATGTGCGGATATCTGCCCGGTTTCTGCATTCACCGGGACTCATTTCCACGTGGATAACCCCAGAGAAGTGCGCTACGATGCCAGGAAATGCGAAAAATATCTGGAAGATGGTGAAGAATGGTCAGTGTGCGGATTGTGTGTCTATGTTTGTCCCCATGGACGAAAAAAGAAGGATACAACAGGCAGCATATCTAAATAA